In Myxococcus virescens, a single genomic region encodes these proteins:
- the purM gene encoding phosphoribosylformylglycinamidine cyclo-ligase gives MGTTYKQSGVDIEAGDAFVERIKPHAARTMRPEVMGGVGGFGGLFALPPGKYQQPVLVAGTDGVGTKLKVAFAAGRHGTVGIDLVAMSVNDILTCGAEPLFFLDYFATGRLEVDDAAEVVKGIALGCEQAGCALLGGETAEMPGFYARGEYDLAGFCVGVVERAAIIDGKSVQPGDALIGLPSSGLHSNGYSLARKVLLDDGKLALDATPEGLDRPLVDALLEPTRIYVKDVLALLQAVKVKGLAHITGSGIPGNLPRCLPDGTRAVLSEKTWPKPPIFDLIAKLGSVARDEMFNTFNMGLGLILVVAKEDVAQALSVLSGRGVQAFEVGRVEAGQGEATAVIDP, from the coding sequence GTGGGAACGACCTACAAGCAGTCCGGAGTAGACATCGAGGCCGGCGACGCGTTCGTCGAGCGCATCAAGCCCCATGCCGCGCGCACCATGCGCCCTGAAGTCATGGGCGGAGTGGGCGGATTCGGCGGTCTGTTCGCCCTGCCGCCAGGCAAGTACCAGCAGCCGGTGCTGGTGGCCGGCACGGACGGCGTGGGCACCAAGCTGAAGGTGGCCTTCGCCGCTGGACGCCATGGGACGGTGGGCATCGACCTGGTGGCCATGTCGGTGAACGACATCCTCACCTGCGGCGCCGAGCCCCTCTTCTTCCTCGACTATTTCGCCACCGGGCGCCTGGAGGTCGACGACGCCGCCGAGGTGGTGAAGGGCATCGCCCTGGGCTGCGAGCAGGCCGGGTGCGCGCTGCTCGGCGGCGAGACGGCGGAGATGCCGGGCTTCTACGCGCGCGGCGAATACGACCTCGCGGGCTTCTGCGTGGGCGTGGTGGAGCGCGCGGCCATCATCGACGGCAAGAGCGTGCAGCCGGGTGACGCGCTCATCGGACTCCCCTCCTCTGGCCTGCACAGCAACGGCTATTCGCTGGCGCGCAAGGTGCTGCTGGACGACGGAAAGCTGGCCCTGGACGCGACGCCCGAGGGCCTGGACCGGCCGCTCGTGGACGCGCTGCTGGAGCCCACGCGCATCTACGTGAAGGACGTGCTGGCGCTGCTCCAGGCGGTGAAGGTGAAGGGCCTGGCGCACATCACCGGCAGCGGCATCCCGGGCAACCTGCCCCGCTGCCTGCCGGACGGCACGCGCGCGGTGCTGAGCGAGAAGACCTGGCCCAAGCCGCCCATCTTCGACCTCATCGCGAAACTGGGGAGCGTGGCCCGCGACGAGATGTTCAACACGTTCAACATGGGCCTGGGGCTCATCCTCGTCGTGGCGAAGGAAGACGTCGCCCAGGCGCTGAGCGTGCTGAGCGGCCGGGGCGTGCAGGCCTTCGAGGTCGGCCGCGTAGAAGCGGGCCAGGGCGAGGCCACGGCGGTCATCGACCCATGA
- the purN gene encoding phosphoribosylglycinamide formyltransferase — translation MSGQRVRLGVLVSGSGSNLQALLDACAREDFPAEVACVVSNVSTAFALERARKAGVTAKVVDHKAHATKADFEKALLDTLRAANVEWVCLAGFMRLLSADFLGHYAGRVLNIHPSLLPAFPGLHAQRQALERGVKVAGCTVHFVDAGTDTGPIIAQVAVPVLPDDDEKALSARILAEEHRLYPLAVRLAVTGKVTLDAARTRVEARATVGELALRNPGATVDPA, via the coding sequence ATGAGCGGCCAGCGGGTCCGCCTGGGCGTGCTCGTGTCCGGCAGCGGGAGCAACCTCCAGGCGCTGCTGGACGCCTGTGCGCGCGAGGACTTTCCCGCCGAGGTGGCCTGCGTGGTGTCCAACGTCTCCACCGCGTTCGCGCTGGAGCGGGCGCGCAAGGCCGGCGTGACGGCCAAGGTGGTGGACCACAAGGCCCACGCGACGAAGGCGGACTTCGAGAAGGCCCTGCTGGACACGCTGCGCGCGGCGAACGTGGAGTGGGTGTGCCTGGCGGGGTTCATGCGCTTGTTGAGCGCGGACTTCCTGGGCCACTACGCGGGGCGGGTGCTGAACATCCACCCGTCGCTGCTGCCCGCCTTCCCGGGCCTGCATGCGCAGCGACAGGCGCTGGAGCGAGGCGTGAAGGTGGCCGGGTGCACGGTGCACTTCGTGGACGCGGGCACCGACACGGGGCCCATCATCGCGCAGGTGGCCGTGCCGGTGCTGCCGGATGACGACGAGAAGGCCCTGAGCGCGCGAATCCTCGCGGAGGAGCACCGGCTCTACCCGCTGGCCGTGCGGCTCGCCGTCACGGGCAAGGTGACGCTGGACGCGGCCCGCACGCGCGTGGAGGCGCGGGCCACGGTGGGCGAGCTGGCGCTTCGCAACCCCGGCGCGACGGTCGACCCGGCGTGA
- a CDS encoding Crp/Fnr family transcriptional regulator, translating into MGAEETLFQRFGKEFPQGTELFREGEAGKEMFVIQAGRVAISKRVRDVEKVLAVLGPGEFFGEMAIISNKPRNASATVNEDARLLVIDPKTFEGMIRGNAEIAVRMIKKLAERLSEADAQIENLLHNDPASRVVHQIIQACQSRGRPLDEGVEIDFSVRELPRQIGVGEPAVRAVVDRLERSGLVERNGDRMTVPDTARLHDFLQYLEMKWKFGDL; encoded by the coding sequence ATGGGCGCCGAGGAAACCCTCTTTCAACGTTTCGGCAAGGAGTTCCCCCAGGGCACCGAGCTCTTCCGCGAGGGAGAAGCCGGCAAGGAGATGTTCGTCATCCAGGCAGGACGGGTGGCCATCTCCAAGCGGGTCCGTGACGTCGAGAAGGTCCTCGCCGTCCTGGGCCCCGGTGAGTTCTTCGGGGAGATGGCCATCATCTCCAACAAGCCGCGCAATGCCTCGGCCACGGTCAACGAGGACGCGAGGCTGCTGGTCATCGACCCCAAGACGTTCGAGGGGATGATCCGCGGCAATGCGGAGATCGCCGTCCGGATGATCAAGAAGCTGGCCGAACGCCTCTCCGAGGCGGACGCCCAGATCGAGAACCTGCTGCACAACGACCCGGCCAGCCGGGTGGTGCACCAGATCATCCAGGCCTGCCAGAGCCGGGGCCGTCCCCTGGACGAGGGTGTGGAGATCGACTTCTCAGTGCGGGAGCTGCCGCGCCAGATTGGTGTGGGTGAGCCCGCGGTCCGCGCCGTGGTGGACCGGCTGGAGCGTTCCGGCCTGGTCGAGCGGAACGGGGACCGGATGACCGTGCCGGACACGGCCAGGCTGCACGACTTCCTCCAATACCTGGAGATGAAGTGGAAGTTCGGAGACCTCTAG
- the accD gene encoding acetyl-CoA carboxylase, carboxyltransferase subunit beta — protein sequence MAWFSKKPRIAVDTEPQAEPRPSRMEGLWAKCETCDEIIYRQELEKNWMVCPHCEHHHYWAARARLAALLDPDSFEEFDKELEPQDPLGFSDSKKYKDRLKSTRKNLGEPDAFISGVGRIQGHQVSVGCFVFEFMGGSMGSVVGEKVARVFERAHELKCSAIVFSASGGARMQEGIFSLMQMAKTSAAIARFRTGTRPYISVLLNPTTGGVAASFSWLGDVILAEPKALIGFAGPRVIEQTIRQKLPEGFQRSEFLLDHGMIDAIVHRKDLRAKLGQILGLLG from the coding sequence ATGGCCTGGTTCTCGAAGAAGCCGCGCATCGCCGTCGACACCGAACCGCAAGCCGAGCCCCGCCCGTCCCGCATGGAGGGTCTCTGGGCGAAGTGCGAGACGTGCGACGAAATCATCTACCGCCAGGAGTTGGAGAAGAACTGGATGGTGTGTCCGCACTGCGAGCACCACCACTACTGGGCGGCTCGCGCGCGGCTGGCGGCGCTGCTGGACCCCGACAGCTTCGAGGAGTTCGACAAGGAGCTGGAGCCGCAGGACCCGCTCGGGTTCAGTGACTCGAAGAAGTACAAGGACCGCCTGAAGTCCACCCGGAAGAACCTGGGCGAGCCGGATGCCTTCATCTCCGGCGTGGGCCGCATCCAGGGCCACCAGGTGTCGGTGGGCTGCTTCGTCTTCGAGTTCATGGGCGGCTCCATGGGCTCGGTCGTGGGCGAGAAGGTGGCCCGCGTCTTCGAGCGCGCGCACGAGCTGAAGTGCTCCGCCATCGTCTTCTCCGCGTCGGGCGGCGCGCGCATGCAGGAGGGCATCTTCTCCCTCATGCAGATGGCCAAGACGTCGGCGGCCATCGCCCGCTTCCGCACCGGCACGCGGCCGTACATCTCCGTGCTGCTCAACCCCACCACGGGCGGCGTCGCCGCGTCCTTCTCGTGGCTGGGCGATGTCATCCTCGCCGAGCCCAAGGCCCTCATCGGGTTCGCCGGTCCGCGCGTCATCGAGCAGACCATCCGCCAGAAGCTGCCGGAGGGCTTCCAGCGCTCCGAGTTCCTGCTGGACCATGGGATGATCGACGCCATCGTCCACCGCAAGGACCTGCGCGCGAAGCTGGGCCAGATCCTGGGGTTGCTGGGCTGA
- a CDS encoding alpha/beta hydrolase, with product MRLPDWRAAATSGPPIPSIDEVDFRALYSKTKYVVETADGWSLVITRYRPVKQPFPQPLFGEPLLLVHGFSQNRHTWTSGQFVKNLLFFGVDIHILELRGHGKSSIAFQKERAERFKRPLPPDLDYGWDIDSYFLYDLPAAVSGVKRITRRERIFYCGHSMGGMLGYGYAGIHNDFEGLITIGSPADLGRGFMLLRLLAHGAPMLAGLIDLTLASLNVGGKVEGAGRSLLARGVGVLNKGLGRRLSPRARRTLRFDAVPVDIILKSLERQLAKAEDSPLYQQLTTRLNRLINPERVSADDIRWLLREGGEREPRRVLEQFARWIRRGEMVCYRTGFDFKRGFGRIEVPMAIIFGDLDPLASLESTRSVYRAAKSEYLLWRPVKGNSHIELTMGHDIRQICYDIKNLIEYARTHRYRSPSLPRLR from the coding sequence ATGCGCCTGCCGGACTGGAGAGCCGCCGCGACATCGGGGCCACCCATCCCCTCCATCGACGAAGTCGATTTCAGGGCGCTTTACTCGAAGACGAAGTACGTCGTGGAGACGGCGGACGGCTGGTCGCTGGTCATCACCCGCTACCGTCCTGTGAAGCAGCCTTTTCCGCAACCGTTGTTTGGTGAGCCCCTGCTGCTGGTGCACGGTTTCTCACAGAACCGGCACACCTGGACCAGCGGGCAGTTCGTCAAGAACCTGCTCTTCTTCGGGGTGGACATCCACATCCTGGAGCTGCGTGGCCACGGCAAGAGTTCCATCGCGTTCCAGAAGGAGCGCGCCGAGCGCTTCAAGCGCCCCCTGCCGCCGGACCTCGACTACGGCTGGGATATCGACAGTTACTTCCTCTACGACCTGCCAGCGGCCGTCTCCGGCGTGAAGCGCATCACCCGGCGCGAGCGCATCTTCTACTGCGGCCACTCCATGGGCGGGATGCTGGGCTACGGCTACGCCGGCATCCACAATGACTTCGAAGGCCTCATCACCATCGGCTCCCCGGCGGACCTGGGACGCGGCTTCATGCTGCTGCGCCTGCTGGCGCACGGCGCGCCCATGCTGGCCGGGCTGATTGACCTGACGCTCGCCAGCCTCAACGTGGGCGGCAAGGTGGAGGGGGCGGGGCGCTCGTTGCTCGCGCGGGGCGTGGGCGTGTTGAACAAGGGCCTGGGACGCCGGCTGTCGCCGCGCGCGCGGCGGACGCTGCGCTTCGACGCGGTGCCGGTGGACATCATCCTCAAGTCGCTGGAGCGCCAGCTCGCGAAGGCCGAGGACTCGCCGCTGTATCAACAGCTCACCACGCGATTGAACCGTCTCATCAATCCGGAGCGGGTGAGCGCGGATGACATCCGCTGGTTGCTCCGCGAAGGTGGAGAGCGGGAGCCGCGCCGGGTGCTGGAGCAGTTCGCGCGGTGGATTCGCCGGGGAGAGATGGTCTGCTACCGCACCGGCTTCGACTTCAAGCGGGGCTTCGGTCGCATCGAGGTGCCCATGGCCATCATCTTCGGGGACCTGGACCCGCTGGCCTCGCTGGAGTCGACGCGCAGCGTGTATCGCGCCGCCAAGAGTGAGTATCTGCTCTGGCGTCCGGTGAAGGGCAATAGCCACATCGAACTGACGATGGGGCATGACATCCGGCAGATTTGCTACGACATCAAGAACCTCATCGAGTACGCGCGGACCCACCGGTATCGCTCGCCGAGCCTTCCGCGGCTCCGCTAG
- a CDS encoding MBL fold metallo-hydrolase — protein sequence MKLRVLGCHGGELPNCKSTCFLVDDVLALDAGALTGTLSLDELCRVDHVLVGHSHFDHVKDLPLMADLVIGRRDTPVTIYASRECARALRDNMFNNALWPDFTRIPTKRKPVLQIKTFRAGSSFQVGPYTVRSVPVSHPVESCGFIISNGKSALAMSGDTGPTDKLWKALNETKNLKALLLETSFPNKLQSLADISGHLTPHTLSLELQKFERNGASVLLYHLKPAFVSQLKKELAELPVEVLELGDTFEL from the coding sequence GTGAAGCTGCGAGTCCTCGGCTGCCACGGCGGCGAGCTACCCAACTGCAAGAGCACCTGCTTCCTCGTCGATGACGTGCTGGCGCTCGATGCGGGGGCGCTCACGGGGACGTTGTCGCTGGATGAGCTGTGCCGCGTGGACCACGTCCTGGTGGGGCACAGCCACTTCGACCATGTGAAGGACCTGCCGCTGATGGCGGACCTGGTCATCGGCCGGCGCGACACCCCGGTCACCATCTACGCCTCGCGCGAGTGCGCCCGGGCCCTGCGCGACAACATGTTCAACAACGCGCTCTGGCCGGACTTCACCCGCATCCCGACGAAGCGCAAGCCCGTGCTGCAGATCAAGACGTTCCGGGCGGGCAGCAGCTTCCAGGTGGGCCCCTACACCGTGCGAAGCGTGCCGGTGAGCCACCCCGTGGAGTCGTGCGGCTTCATCATCTCCAACGGCAAGAGCGCCCTGGCGATGAGCGGCGACACCGGCCCCACGGACAAGCTGTGGAAGGCGCTGAACGAGACGAAGAACCTCAAGGCGCTGCTGCTGGAGACGTCCTTCCCCAACAAGCTCCAGTCGCTGGCCGACATCTCCGGCCACCTCACGCCGCACACGCTGAGCCTGGAACTCCAGAAGTTCGAGCGCAACGGTGCCTCGGTGCTGCTGTATCACCTCAAGCCCGCCTTCGTGTCGCAGCTCAAGAAGGAGCTGGCCGAGCTGCCGGTGGAAGTGCTGGAGCTGGGCGATACCTTCGAGCTGTAG
- a CDS encoding bifunctional folylpolyglutamate synthase/dihydrofolate synthase yields the protein MERVQEALAALGHPERRYPALHVAGTNGKGSTCAMTAASLHAAGHRVGLYTSPHLVRVNERIRVDSEDISDADFGLRILEVLERYPSAVSSPMTYFEFGTIVALWHFAQVRVDVAVLETGLGGRLDATTAASPVVTAITPVSFDHMEYLGDTLAAIAGEKAGILKPGVPCVVARQAPEALDAILRKAEQVGAPVRLEGRDFTGERQPDGGLSYRGATWSLDGLSVALRGPHQRQNAAVALACLEALQERGVTVPPEAARAGLASACWPGRLEEVGQQPILLLDGAHNPAGVEVLLASLKDLYPGRRLHLVFGVVGDKDRGPMMRALLPECASVQLTPLETPRSLAPEAYLAEARALCADVTAWPDADAALAAARKRAAANDLVLCTGSLFLVGMMKARMYRNLGAMHQPP from the coding sequence TTGGAGCGCGTGCAGGAGGCCCTGGCCGCGTTGGGCCACCCGGAGCGGCGGTATCCGGCGCTCCACGTCGCCGGGACGAACGGGAAGGGCAGCACGTGTGCCATGACGGCGGCGTCGCTCCATGCCGCCGGGCACCGCGTGGGGCTCTACACGTCTCCGCATCTGGTGCGCGTCAACGAGCGCATCCGCGTGGACAGCGAGGACATCTCCGACGCGGACTTCGGCCTGCGCATCCTGGAGGTGTTGGAGCGCTACCCCAGCGCCGTGTCCTCTCCCATGACGTACTTCGAGTTCGGCACCATCGTCGCCCTGTGGCACTTCGCCCAGGTGCGCGTGGATGTGGCCGTGCTGGAGACGGGCCTGGGCGGCCGGCTGGATGCCACCACCGCCGCCAGCCCGGTGGTGACGGCGATTACCCCCGTGTCCTTCGACCACATGGAGTACCTGGGCGACACGCTGGCGGCCATCGCCGGCGAGAAGGCGGGCATCCTCAAGCCGGGCGTGCCGTGTGTCGTCGCGCGGCAGGCCCCCGAGGCCTTGGACGCCATCCTCCGCAAGGCCGAGCAGGTCGGGGCCCCTGTGCGGCTGGAGGGGCGTGACTTCACGGGCGAGCGTCAGCCAGATGGCGGCCTGTCGTACCGCGGGGCGACCTGGTCCCTGGATGGGCTGTCCGTCGCGCTGCGGGGGCCCCATCAGCGGCAGAACGCGGCGGTGGCGCTCGCCTGCCTGGAGGCCTTGCAGGAGCGCGGCGTCACCGTGCCGCCCGAGGCCGCGCGTGCGGGCCTGGCGTCGGCGTGCTGGCCGGGGCGGCTGGAGGAGGTGGGGCAGCAGCCCATCCTCCTGCTGGACGGCGCACACAACCCGGCGGGCGTGGAGGTGCTGCTCGCGTCGCTGAAGGACCTCTACCCGGGGCGTCGCCTCCACCTCGTCTTCGGCGTGGTGGGGGACAAGGACCGGGGACCGATGATGCGAGCGCTGTTGCCCGAGTGTGCCTCGGTGCAGCTCACGCCTTTGGAGACGCCTCGCTCGCTGGCTCCCGAGGCCTACCTGGCAGAGGCGCGCGCGCTGTGCGCGGACGTGACTGCCTGGCCGGATGCGGACGCGGCCCTTGCCGCGGCGCGCAAGCGGGCAGCCGCGAACGACCTCGTCCTTTGTACAGGTTCACTGTTCCTTGTCGGGATGATGAAGGCTCGCATGTATCGAAACCTTGGCGCGATGCATCAGCCGCCGTAG